The Panicum hallii strain FIL2 chromosome 5, PHallii_v3.1, whole genome shotgun sequence genome contains the following window.
GCAAGTTAGGGAATCCACGCCGAGCCCCAAAAGCCCCTTCACTTTTTGCTCCCATCCTGAGTCCTCCTCAGTCTCAAGGCTCCCCGGCTCCCCGGCTCCCCGCCTCCCCGCTGAAGGTGCTTCTCCCACTCCCTGGTTCCCTCCCGTATCCGGCTGCTTAGTTCGAGCGGTCGGCAATGTTTCCACGGCGTCGTCCATCCCCTCGCCCGCCCGCGCTGAGATCGATGTGCCCCTGTGGGGGGGCGCCTGGCGAACGAGCCCGGCGGGCTGGCGGCGTGCTGGTGCCGCGCGGACGGCAACCTGGACCGCGCGGACCCGCCGCATGGGGCGATCCGTCGCCCGGGAGCCTctggagcaggcggcggcggcggagagcacGCCAACGTCGCCAAGCCCCTTCGCCTCGACGCCCGCGGCGTCCATGGCGGCGCCCGGGTGCGTCCCGGCCCAGTGCATCTCGGCCGTTGGAAGGTAACGACAGGTAGCGCCCCTTGTCCGTCCGATCACAGCTTGCATAGTCGTCCGCCGTCTATATAAGCCGCCGACTTCTAACGGCAGTTACCTGAATTTTCAATACGAACAGAAAGACAGAACAATGGAGcgcgcttcttcctcctcggcgagctcctcctcgtcctccgcctCTGCGCTCTTCGCTGGCTGGTTCCCGTCCGGCATGAAGGAAGAGGTCATGAACGTCGTCGTCCGCGGAATATCTTATCGAGGGAGCGTCGAGCTCGTGGAGCAGGCAGAGCCGTTCTGGAGCACGGTCCAGTTCAAGACACCGAAGCCGTACTCGACTCGCGCCTTCCGCATCGGCGACCAGGCCAAGCTGAAGAGCAAGAACCGCGGTTCCTGGTCAGGCGACGTCGCCGCCATTGAGGATGACGAAGCTCACCTTTGGACGTATCTACAGATTCGTGTACCATCTGCAAGAGGTCACTTCTCTTCTAATTCTCGTTCTTGTTCTTGTTCGTGTTCTTGCATACAGATGTGATTCCGCGATTTGAGTCTCGTTCCATCTCCATGGCTCTTCTTTCTTCCCgtctctttcttcttttctgGTTCTTGGAGTTCTTTTTTCTTAAATTATGGTTTCTTGATGTCTGAAACCAACTCGCAGATGGCAAGATTTCGTTGAAATCGGTGAGCAATGTTCTTGTTACGGTTAATCCTGTGGGTAGTCTGCTTGGAGTTTCTAGCAAAACAGAGAAGGGGGATTCTGATGGTGAATATACAAGGATCAGAGTGGGAGTAAATGGTATGCTGCATCTAAAATCTCTCTAAAAGTAACTATAGAGGCTAAAACTCTACTGATTCAATCTGTTACATGATGACTAGGATTTTCCAAAGTTGGTAGGATTCTTGTCCAAATGGGACTGCAGAGCATTGACGTACAAGTTGTTGCTATCAATGACCCTACAATGACTCTTGATGATATGGTAAATACCAGCATTGTACTGTATTTCTGTTCTGTTAGTTTTTGTTTCGTGAGTTGATTTGTACCATTTTTATTTTCAGGTCAATGCGTGGAAAAGCACAAACATAAGCATTGCAAAGAAGGATCATCAGACACTGATCTTTGAGAAAATGTATTGTGAGAAAGACACTGGTGTGAATGAGGGTAAGAAAATTAATGTTAAGGTTCTGTCAGAACAGATGGAAGTCACTGTTTTCAGGTATGGAATGACTTCTTCTGTGTGGTTGCTAGGTTTCTTTATATGAATGTTCTGCTGAAATACACAGTTT
Protein-coding sequences here:
- the LOC112894496 gene encoding glyceraldehyde-3-phosphate dehydrogenase 2, cytosolic-like isoform X2, with the translated sequence MERASSSSASSSSSSASALFAGWFPSGMKEEVMNVVVRGISYRGSVELVEQAEPFWSTVQFKTPKPYSTRAFRIGDQAKLKSKNRGSWSGDVAAIEDDEAHLWTYLQIRVPSARDGKISLKSVSNVLVTVNPVGSLLGVSSKTEKGDSDGEYTRIRVGVNGFSKVGRILVQMGLQSIDVQVVAINDPTMTLDDMVNAWKSTNISIAKKDHQTLIFEKMYCEKDTGVNEGKKINVKVLSEQMEVTVFREQNQVRWEQVNVEFVVEYSAVLNNDKVQISDKNESLNNCLRKLPTVLGSFGLNVDERILIPHFYAGENSRRDSSFSIITRSTAATKAVCKVFTEWDEQPASLLFHANAVVDRSIDVDSSSVDLRVILEEGSGTNSIAGRFFCADEEEVKRRVMRIFSWCVDIVRCVPVGGCQLELI
- the LOC112894496 gene encoding glyceraldehyde-3-phosphate dehydrogenase GAPCP1, chloroplastic-like isoform X1, which translates into the protein MERASSSSASSSSSSASALFAGWFPSGMKEEVMNVVVRGISYRGSVELVEQAEPFWSTVQFKTPKPYSTRAFRIGDQAKLKSKNRGSWSGDVAAIEDDEAHLWTYLQIRVPSARDGKISLKSVSNVLVTVNPVGSLLGVSSKTEKGDSDGEYTRIRVGVNGFSKVGRILVQMGLQSIDVQVVAINDPTMTLDDMVNAWKSTNISIAKKDHQTLIFEKMYCEKDTGVNEGKKINVKVLSEQMEVTVFREQNQVRWEQVNVEFVVEYSAVLNNDKVQISDKNESLNNCLRKLPTVLGSFGLNVDERILIPHFYAGENSRRDSSFSIITRSTAATKAVCKVFTEWDEQPASLLFHANAVVDRSIDVDSSSVDLRVILEEGSGTNSIAGSIYRFFCADEEEVKRRVMRIFSWCVDIVRCVPVGGCQLELI